One window of the Candidatus Aegiribacteria sp. genome contains the following:
- the glmS gene encoding glutamine--fructose-6-phosphate transaminase (isomerizing), with amino-acid sequence MCGIVGYVGSEPAREVLLAGLKRLEYRGYDSAGYSLQLPDELVCMKCQGRVSELEAIDPGNAASSTVGIAHTRWATHGEPSYKNAHPLSDEAGRISVVHNGIIENFKALRKELQKEGVHFETDTDSEILPMLISQEVGKGKDLFTAVKDALARVHGTYGIVVLSADEPDTLVAARYGSPLVAGIGDGEYFVTSDVAAIVSHTREVIYLEEGEVIKIDLKGISSDNGHSSLIRERIEYVDWDITEIEKDGYTHFMLKEIYSQPESLSNAFRGRLDLEQGTAHLGGLNMSEEEMRSIDRIVITACGTSWHAALIGKYLIEALSRIPVQVEYASEFRYRDPVLTPGTVMIVISQSGETADTLAALRLAAKRKCRTLGIVNVVGSTIARETDAGVYIHAGPEIGVASTKAFTSQVMVLSLISLAFGRARNILNRKQGLEFTRQIIAIPEKVAKILDNSSEIAEIAREFTYVNNFLYLGRGVNYPVALEGALKLKEISYIHAEGYPAAEMKHGPIALIDEMMPIAVIAVKGAAYDKVISNIEQVKARHGRVLAIATDGDIDIESVSDWVIRVPETSDMLVPLLTVIPLQLLSYHIAVSRGCDVDKPRNLAKSVTVE; translated from the coding sequence ATGTGTGGAATAGTCGGATATGTTGGCAGCGAACCCGCGAGAGAAGTACTCCTTGCAGGGTTAAAACGTCTGGAGTACCGGGGCTACGATTCAGCGGGATATTCCCTCCAGCTGCCCGATGAACTTGTTTGCATGAAATGCCAGGGACGCGTAAGCGAACTTGAAGCAATCGATCCTGGAAACGCCGCATCATCTACAGTAGGAATTGCTCATACACGGTGGGCAACACACGGAGAACCATCCTATAAGAACGCACATCCTCTTTCTGATGAAGCGGGCAGGATCTCCGTGGTTCACAACGGGATCATAGAGAATTTCAAGGCTCTCAGAAAAGAACTCCAGAAAGAAGGAGTTCACTTCGAAACAGATACGGATTCAGAAATACTACCTATGCTGATAAGTCAGGAAGTCGGTAAGGGTAAGGATCTTTTCACTGCCGTGAAGGATGCGCTTGCGCGGGTACACGGTACTTACGGTATTGTAGTTCTGTCTGCGGATGAACCCGATACTCTCGTTGCTGCCCGCTACGGAAGCCCTCTTGTCGCCGGTATCGGTGACGGTGAGTATTTCGTGACCAGCGACGTAGCCGCGATTGTTTCCCATACTCGTGAAGTTATCTACCTTGAGGAGGGCGAGGTTATAAAAATAGATCTTAAGGGTATATCATCTGATAACGGGCACTCATCGCTCATTCGTGAGAGGATTGAGTACGTTGACTGGGATATCACTGAAATTGAGAAGGATGGATACACCCACTTCATGCTCAAGGAGATATACAGTCAGCCCGAGTCCCTCTCGAATGCATTCAGAGGCAGGCTTGATCTTGAACAGGGCACAGCTCATCTCGGCGGATTGAACATGTCAGAAGAAGAGATGCGATCGATTGACAGAATAGTCATAACTGCCTGTGGTACTTCCTGGCATGCCGCGCTGATCGGAAAGTATCTGATAGAAGCACTTTCCAGAATACCAGTGCAGGTGGAGTACGCATCAGAATTCAGATATAGAGATCCTGTTCTGACACCCGGCACTGTGATGATAGTTATCAGTCAGAGTGGTGAGACAGCAGACACACTTGCAGCTCTCCGACTGGCCGCAAAGAGGAAATGCAGGACTCTTGGTATTGTAAATGTTGTAGGCTCAACTATCGCTCGGGAGACTGATGCCGGAGTATACATTCATGCCGGTCCGGAGATCGGAGTTGCTTCCACAAAGGCTTTCACTTCGCAGGTTATGGTGCTCAGTCTGATTTCTCTCGCGTTTGGCCGGGCAAGGAACATTCTGAACAGGAAGCAGGGATTGGAATTCACTCGGCAGATCATAGCCATACCGGAGAAAGTAGCGAAAATCCTGGATAACTCCAGTGAAATAGCGGAAATAGCCAGAGAATTCACATACGTTAATAATTTCCTCTATCTGGGGCGGGGAGTTAACTACCCGGTCGCGCTTGAGGGCGCATTGAAGCTCAAGGAGATATCCTACATTCATGCGGAAGGGTATCCCGCGGCTGAGATGAAACATGGCCCAATTGCTCTTATCGATGAAATGATGCCTATTGCGGTTATTGCCGTAAAAGGTGCCGCATATGACAAAGTGATTTCGAATATTGAGCAGGTTAAAGCAAGGCATGGCAGAGTACTGGCAATTGCCACAGATGGAGATATCGATATTGAATCGGTTTCCGACTGGGTGATACGGGTACCTGAAACGTCTGATATGCTTGTGCCGCTATTGACAGTGATTCCTCTGCAGCTTCTGTCATACCACATTGCGGTAAGCAGGGGATGTGATGTTGACAAACCCAGGAATCTGGCCAAGAGCGTAACGGTGGAATAA
- a CDS encoding phosphoglucosamine mutase, with protein sequence MKPIISGSGIRGIFGRSLTVRNAAEFASAFGVLAGRGNIVIGRDTRRSGPAVEAAVSAGLMAVGCNPLHLGIVPTPTVQLEAMDDSVRGGISITSSHNPGEWNALKLIGSDGVFLRGDDRTRLMNILDEDVNWVDYRSVGIPSDRPGSIERHIETILDIPWIVSQGKRFKAVLDVTGGAAAEFAVELMEELGIDSVVINPFMTKEGDFPRVAEPNIDSLKQLSEAVIRENADIGFAFDPDGDRLALIDENGRIIGEDYTVALAIDYVLASRPGNAVVNLSTSRLAEDAAERHGCRVFRSPVGEVNVVEEMEMRDALIGGEGNGGVIDRICHSGRDSGVAMACAISFLRSNPGATIGSWVDSFPSYAMFKYKIPLIGEFDRAIEGFEREYGQADDIRDGLWYVREKGWMHIRPSGTEPVVRFIAENANRDAIEKDFRSFRGVMEKICVE encoded by the coding sequence ATGAAACCGATTATTAGTGGTTCCGGCATCAGGGGTATATTCGGCAGATCTCTGACTGTCAGGAATGCTGCAGAATTCGCTTCCGCTTTCGGCGTCCTCGCAGGCAGAGGGAATATCGTTATCGGGCGAGATACGCGAAGAAGCGGCCCCGCAGTTGAAGCCGCTGTATCAGCAGGTCTTATGGCCGTTGGATGCAATCCTCTTCATCTGGGAATTGTTCCAACACCAACTGTTCAGCTTGAAGCAATGGATGATTCTGTCCGTGGGGGCATCTCTATCACATCCAGCCATAATCCAGGGGAATGGAACGCTCTGAAACTTATTGGTTCTGATGGTGTTTTCCTTCGAGGTGATGATAGAACCAGATTGATGAACATACTTGATGAAGATGTTAACTGGGTCGATTACAGGTCTGTAGGAATTCCTTCTGACCGTCCCGGATCCATAGAGCGGCACATTGAAACGATACTCGATATTCCCTGGATAGTATCGCAGGGGAAACGTTTTAAGGCTGTTCTTGATGTTACCGGCGGAGCGGCTGCCGAATTTGCAGTCGAACTTATGGAGGAACTTGGTATCGACTCTGTTGTTATCAATCCATTCATGACGAAGGAGGGTGATTTCCCCAGAGTTGCCGAACCGAATATTGACAGCTTGAAACAGCTGTCAGAAGCGGTTATCAGAGAGAACGCGGACATTGGATTTGCCTTTGATCCGGATGGGGACAGACTCGCGCTGATAGATGAGAACGGCAGAATTATCGGTGAGGATTATACTGTTGCCCTTGCAATAGATTATGTACTTGCTTCAAGACCTGGAAATGCTGTTGTTAATCTCTCTACTTCCAGGCTTGCTGAAGATGCCGCAGAAAGACATGGCTGCCGAGTATTTCGCAGTCCTGTAGGAGAGGTGAATGTTGTCGAGGAAATGGAAATGCGGGACGCCCTGATAGGCGGCGAGGGGAATGGAGGAGTAATCGACAGGATCTGTCATTCGGGGCGTGACAGCGGCGTTGCAATGGCCTGCGCGATATCATTCCTCAGAAGCAATCCGGGAGCGACCATCGGATCCTGGGTTGACAGTTTTCCATCCTATGCGATGTTCAAATATAAGATCCCTCTGATCGGGGAATTTGATCGGGCAATCGAAGGCTTCGAGAGGGAGTATGGTCAGGCTGATGATATCCGTGATGGTCTATGGTATGTGAGAGAGAAAGGCTGGATGCATATTAGACCATCCGGTACTGAACCCGTGGTCAGATTTATCGCGGAGAACGCGAACAGAGATGCTATTGAAAAGGATTTTCGGTCTTTCAGGGGAGTAATGGAGAAAATATGTGTGGAATAG
- a CDS encoding outer membrane beta-barrel protein: MMKLTLVAAILSVLMSTVSDTSASDGISVSAGPMISNLEPLDDDYGERFLTPGTTVGLAVDIDAPGILDFRVSGEYFWKDSGPAEWDGELSAFLISIMPLASYHLMKDFSVFAGAGGVYITGKYSGSDEFGEYVEADGSAAGFSFAIGAEVVLVGPISGRLEYRHCFADLKTDNAIIDEVESTVYPAAETDLSNSQFCITFPVSIFGSEESIF, encoded by the coding sequence ATGATGAAGCTGACCCTGGTTGCAGCAATACTCAGTGTTCTTATGTCAACTGTATCCGATACTTCTGCATCTGACGGGATTTCCGTCAGCGCAGGTCCTATGATCTCAAATCTTGAGCCTTTGGATGATGACTATGGAGAAAGATTTCTGACACCGGGAACTACAGTAGGTCTTGCTGTAGATATCGATGCTCCTGGAATACTGGACTTCAGAGTATCGGGTGAGTATTTCTGGAAGGATTCCGGTCCGGCTGAATGGGATGGTGAACTCAGTGCTTTTCTCATTTCCATCATGCCGCTCGCAAGTTATCATTTAATGAAGGATTTTTCAGTCTTTGCCGGAGCCGGAGGAGTATATATCACTGGTAAGTACAGCGGTTCTGATGAATTCGGGGAGTACGTTGAAGCTGATGGAAGTGCTGCAGGTTTTTCTTTCGCGATCGGCGCTGAGGTCGTCCTTGTGGGACCGATATCGGGAAGACTGGAATACAGACATTGCTTTGCTGACCTGAAGACAGATAACGCAATTATTGATGAAGTAGAATCAACTGTCTATCCTGCTGCGGAAACGGATCTGAGCAACTCGCAGTTCTGCATCACATTTCCAGTCAGTATTTTCGGAAGTGAGGAGTCTATCTTCTGA
- a CDS encoding 3-isopropylmalate dehydratase — MQVFCYRQNDINTDLLFPGKYTYTCSTGPEIREHLLEDLDPAFAESVESGDIIIAGDNFGCGSSREQPSLGLRYVGVKAVIARSFARIFYRSAINQGLLLVQSPEAVEAYNEGDEVEVDPAGGIIKIGNKAFDFPALPHEMLSILADGGLLNHIRKEFSGGDR; from the coding sequence ATGCAAGTGTTTTGTTACAGGCAGAATGATATCAACACCGATCTGCTCTTCCCGGGTAAATACACATATACCTGCTCCACAGGTCCTGAGATCCGCGAGCATCTGCTTGAGGATCTTGATCCCGCATTCGCGGAGTCAGTAGAATCCGGAGATATCATAATTGCGGGAGATAATTTCGGATGCGGATCCAGCAGAGAACAACCATCTCTTGGCCTTCGATATGTTGGAGTGAAAGCGGTTATAGCCAGGTCATTTGCGAGAATATTCTACAGAAGTGCGATAAATCAGGGGCTTCTTCTTGTACAGAGTCCTGAAGCTGTTGAAGCCTATAATGAAGGAGACGAGGTCGAAGTTGATCCTGCGGGCGGTATAATAAAAATAGGAAACAAAGCATTTGATTTTCCCGCTCTTCCACATGAAATGCTCTCGATTCTTGCTGATGGCGGATTGCTGAATCATATCCGGAAAGAATTCTCAGGAGGAGATAGATGA
- a CDS encoding 3-isopropylmalate dehydratase large subunit yields MGETFAMKILGRAVGKKVLEGEIIFVEPDYVLTHDNSSAIIGKFEATVPGSKVRYPERLAIVLDHVIPAASSKNAAGHRKIRTFVQEQDIRHFYDIGTGICHQVMPEMGLVKPGSIVVGSDSHTCTYGAFNCFATGIDRTEAAGIWITGKTWFKVPETINIDITGGFTAGVTAKDLILTIIGDIGAGGANYMAVEFNGPAVAGLRICDRMTIANMGIEMGAKIAAFPTDSVTNRYLETIGVDISAALWSDHNAKYTKLFEYDLADIVPVVACPHQVDNVLPIQELQDIGIDQVFIGTCTNGRVEDFQAALSILRGHTVHSDVRLLVGPASRKEYLKAMQMGLIQDFVEAGAVILPPGCGPCLGAHQGALAPDEKCLSTANRNFKGRMGEKDAEIYLSSPETAAASSITGRITDPREVL; encoded by the coding sequence ATGGGTGAAACATTCGCGATGAAAATCCTTGGCCGTGCTGTCGGGAAAAAGGTTCTGGAGGGGGAGATCATATTCGTGGAACCTGACTATGTGCTTACGCACGATAACAGTTCTGCGATAATCGGAAAATTCGAAGCAACAGTCCCGGGCAGTAAAGTACGATATCCGGAAAGACTTGCCATTGTTCTTGATCATGTCATTCCCGCTGCTTCAAGCAAGAATGCCGCCGGTCACAGGAAAATCAGGACATTCGTCCAGGAGCAGGATATCAGACATTTCTACGACATCGGGACTGGTATATGTCACCAGGTCATGCCGGAGATGGGGCTTGTTAAACCCGGATCAATTGTTGTAGGCAGTGACAGTCATACTTGTACTTACGGCGCATTCAACTGTTTCGCGACAGGCATAGACCGGACTGAGGCAGCAGGTATCTGGATAACCGGTAAAACATGGTTCAAGGTACCTGAAACGATAAATATTGATATCACCGGCGGTTTTACTGCCGGAGTTACTGCAAAAGATCTTATTCTTACGATTATTGGTGATATCGGCGCCGGCGGGGCTAATTATATGGCTGTGGAATTCAATGGTCCCGCGGTAGCCGGTTTGAGGATCTGCGATAGAATGACAATTGCTAATATGGGAATCGAAATGGGTGCCAAGATTGCTGCATTCCCGACCGATTCGGTAACTAACAGATACCTGGAAACCATAGGAGTTGACATTAGCGCGGCACTCTGGAGTGATCACAATGCGAAGTACACTAAGTTGTTTGAATATGATCTTGCGGATATCGTTCCTGTGGTTGCCTGTCCGCACCAGGTTGATAATGTGCTTCCGATTCAGGAGCTTCAAGATATCGGAATAGATCAGGTTTTTATCGGAACATGCACGAATGGACGCGTGGAGGATTTTCAAGCCGCGCTTTCAATCCTGCGGGGTCATACCGTTCACAGCGATGTTCGACTGCTTGTCGGTCCTGCGTCCAGAAAAGAATACCTGAAAGCTATGCAGATGGGACTTATTCAGGACTTTGTTGAAGCCGGAGCGGTGATTCTTCCTCCGGGTTGCGGTCCCTGTCTTGGTGCTCACCAGGGGGCTCTGGCACCTGACGAGAAGTGTCTGTCAACAGCAAACAGGAATTTCAAGGGTCGAATGGGGGAGAAGGATGCCGAGATTTACCTCTCCAGCCCGGAGACAGCTGCAGCATCCTCCATAACCGGCAGAATCACAGATCCCAGGGAGGTGCTGTAA
- a CDS encoding FAD-binding oxidoreductase: MRSITGKENIEDSCANILTDESNLPGAWCDKAVWPETAEEVQAFVRNSAKNRVPITVSGGLTGIAGGALPEGGAVVSTSSLKKMEYDDGLITAEAGVTIEELHRFVSSTDGEFFYPPDPTEDTASIGGTIATDASGADSFLYGSTREWIRKLELVLPSGKLLEIERNQYRFEGLTCRHPDIGTLILPELSRKQPPKNAAGYYMHPDMDLVDLFIGSESTLGLITRAWLKLAPVPSFLFDLTVFPEDFTSFWNLFENLFNADDSLRIRAIEMMDDRCIDFIRSHPGDFPLPPENAHCALLLRAEAYNDNQLDEVLIKMDEILENSNVSSETAWGGFEPSEQKKIRDFRHALPESVNQMISEARRECPSIHKLGSDGAVEPSKLKEYYLRTRSILEEKNLPFVIFGHAGQGHIHANALPHNLGELALAEEAMREIAAAAVKMGGTVSAEHGLGKLKIDLLHLMYTDREIDGMETIRRIIDPECLFARSLKFR, from the coding sequence ATGAGATCAATTACGGGAAAAGAGAATATTGAGGATTCATGTGCGAATATACTCACAGATGAATCCAACCTGCCCGGAGCATGGTGCGACAAAGCTGTCTGGCCTGAAACTGCGGAAGAAGTACAGGCGTTTGTACGCAACTCCGCGAAGAACAGAGTTCCAATCACGGTCTCGGGAGGACTAACAGGAATCGCAGGGGGCGCACTGCCTGAAGGAGGCGCGGTTGTCTCAACATCATCCTTAAAAAAGATGGAATATGATGATGGGCTGATTACAGCCGAAGCAGGAGTAACGATCGAGGAACTCCACCGATTCGTTTCATCCACAGACGGGGAATTCTTCTACCCGCCGGATCCGACCGAAGATACCGCTTCTATCGGCGGTACCATCGCCACGGATGCATCGGGCGCAGACAGTTTTCTCTACGGCTCAACAAGAGAATGGATCAGAAAGCTCGAACTTGTTCTCCCCTCTGGAAAACTTCTGGAGATAGAAAGGAATCAGTACAGATTTGAAGGTTTAACCTGCAGACACCCTGATATCGGAACCCTGATTCTGCCGGAACTCAGTAGAAAACAGCCGCCAAAGAACGCTGCCGGGTATTATATGCATCCCGATATGGATCTGGTTGATCTGTTTATCGGCTCTGAGAGCACTCTGGGACTTATAACCAGAGCCTGGCTCAAGCTTGCTCCGGTTCCGTCTTTCCTGTTTGATCTGACGGTCTTCCCCGAGGATTTCACATCCTTCTGGAATCTGTTTGAAAATCTGTTCAATGCCGATGATTCGCTCAGAATAAGAGCAATAGAAATGATGGATGACCGCTGCATCGATTTCATCCGGTCTCATCCGGGAGACTTCCCTCTCCCTCCTGAGAATGCTCATTGCGCGCTTCTTCTAAGAGCAGAAGCGTACAATGACAACCAGCTGGATGAAGTGCTTATCAAGATGGATGAGATTCTGGAAAATTCGAATGTCAGCTCAGAGACCGCATGGGGTGGTTTTGAGCCTTCCGAACAAAAGAAAATACGCGATTTCAGGCATGCTCTGCCGGAATCAGTAAATCAAATGATTTCGGAAGCGAGAAGGGAGTGTCCATCCATCCACAAACTGGGTTCGGATGGAGCAGTGGAACCATCAAAACTCAAGGAGTATTATTTGAGAACAAGGAGCATTCTGGAAGAGAAGAACCTGCCTTTTGTCATTTTCGGACATGCGGGACAGGGGCATATACACGCAAACGCGCTGCCGCACAACCTGGGGGAACTTGCGCTAGCTGAGGAGGCAATGCGTGAAATCGCTGCAGCAGCTGTTAAAATGGGGGGAACGGTTTCCGCGGAACATGGCCTTGGAAAACTGAAAATCGATTTACTGCACCTTATGTATACCGACAGGGAAATTGATGGAATGGAAACGATCCGGCGGATCATCGACCCTGAATGTCTCTTCGCGCGGTCACTGAAATTCAGATGA
- a CDS encoding YigZ family protein translates to MKELSRSTRVGKKLIQGKDRFQAFTVPCNNPDDVPDIISQLSSGHRLHKASHISWALRLKYSDSIREVKNDGGENGAGNCILEIMRIKNAVNTLVVVARWYGGRHLGGLRFRIYRNLTADILR, encoded by the coding sequence ATGAAAGAATTATCCAGAAGCACAAGAGTCGGAAAAAAGCTGATACAGGGAAAAGATCGATTCCAGGCTTTTACAGTTCCGTGTAATAATCCGGATGATGTTCCCGACATTATAAGTCAACTTTCATCCGGTCACCGCCTTCATAAGGCTTCTCATATCAGCTGGGCTCTCCGCCTGAAGTACAGCGATTCAATTCGGGAGGTAAAGAATGACGGTGGAGAGAACGGCGCTGGAAACTGCATACTGGAAATAATGCGCATAAAGAATGCCGTGAACACCCTTGTGGTTGTTGCGAGATGGTATGGCGGCAGACACCTCGGGGGACTGCGGTTCAGGATCTACAGGAACCTGACAGCGGATATACTACGATAA
- a CDS encoding metalloregulator ArsR/SmtB family transcription factor: MSDTATGSGIRRPDPEELLLLAELFHQMSDSTRLGLLISLQGEETCVCELADQSDVSVSAVSHQLRSLRTARLVIGRREGRHIYYSLADDHVRALVSIGLEHVRE; the protein is encoded by the coding sequence ATGTCTGATACAGCAACCGGTAGTGGAATCAGGAGACCTGATCCTGAGGAACTTCTGTTGCTTGCGGAGCTTTTCCACCAGATGTCTGATTCTACAAGGCTCGGACTTCTTATAAGTCTTCAAGGTGAGGAAACATGCGTCTGTGAACTGGCTGATCAATCGGATGTGAGCGTATCAGCCGTTTCACACCAGCTTCGATCGCTGCGAACCGCAAGGCTCGTTATCGGAAGAAGAGAGGGAAGGCACATCTACTACAGTCTTGCTGACGATCATGTCAGAGCACTTGTATCCATTGGTCTGGAGCATGTGCGGGAGTAG
- a CDS encoding permease, whose amino-acid sequence MEFINTVWSTIRALAPSLIFGLLIAGVLHVFVKKDRISSHLGRPGFRSSMKAALIGVPLPLCSCGVLPAALGLRRDGASRGAVTSFLISTPQTGVDSIAVTWGVLGWPVALAKVIAAFLAGVIGGTIADKTGNGLENAGTAIGCSEIETGSIPYRIWNYFFGSIFRDIYRWLALGIIVSALITTFLEPGQLSEYTVLEGPLGLIAALAIGIPLYVCSIASVPIAAGLIYAGFPIGSALVFLMAGPATNAATMGAVRKSLGTRVFLIYILTVIGVSLAAGGVLNSLNISLSGIHHTGHSMNSITSSMTTGTGILLVTGIAWFAVNDILKYLRKLSLNDKADSVFQIKIEGMGCTSCEMKVTNALSELPGVLGVTVSASDGNALLNIDRSGDFNPVMAVRAVEEAGYTVREERYV is encoded by the coding sequence ATGGAATTCATAAATACCGTATGGAGCACAATTCGGGCACTTGCTCCGTCGCTCATATTCGGTCTGCTGATTGCCGGAGTTCTGCATGTGTTTGTCAAGAAGGACAGGATATCCTCTCATCTTGGCCGACCGGGGTTCAGAAGCAGCATGAAAGCGGCTCTTATCGGTGTTCCGCTTCCTCTATGTTCGTGCGGTGTTCTTCCAGCTGCTCTTGGTCTCCGGAGGGATGGAGCTTCCAGGGGTGCAGTCACATCATTCCTTATCAGCACTCCTCAGACAGGTGTTGATTCCATAGCGGTTACATGGGGAGTGCTGGGATGGCCTGTGGCACTCGCAAAGGTTATAGCGGCTTTTCTGGCGGGAGTGATCGGCGGGACGATCGCGGATAAAACAGGGAATGGACTCGAGAACGCCGGAACGGCAATAGGTTGTTCCGAGATCGAAACCGGCTCCATTCCTTACAGAATATGGAATTACTTCTTTGGGTCGATATTCAGGGATATCTACAGGTGGCTTGCACTGGGAATAATCGTATCAGCGCTGATAACCACATTTCTTGAACCGGGTCAGCTTTCCGAATACACTGTCCTCGAAGGTCCGCTGGGTCTTATTGCCGCTCTGGCTATAGGCATCCCGCTGTACGTCTGTTCAATTGCATCCGTTCCCATTGCAGCAGGTTTGATCTATGCCGGTTTTCCAATTGGAAGCGCGCTGGTCTTCCTGATGGCCGGACCGGCAACAAACGCTGCAACAATGGGAGCAGTTCGGAAATCACTTGGAACAAGGGTTTTCCTTATCTACATTCTGACTGTTATCGGAGTGAGTCTTGCAGCGGGTGGAGTTCTGAATTCACTGAATATTTCACTGTCAGGAATTCATCATACCGGACATTCAATGAATTCAATAACTTCATCTATGACGACAGGAACTGGAATTCTGCTCGTTACGGGCATAGCATGGTTTGCTGTAAATGACATTCTCAAATATCTAAGGAAACTTTCACTGAATGATAAAGCTGATTCCGTATTTCAGATTAAGATTGAGGGTATGGGATGCACAAGCTGCGAGATGAAAGTGACAAACGCTCTTTCAGAGCTTCCAGGTGTTCTGGGTGTGACTGTATCCGCTTCGGATGGGAATGCATTACTCAACATTGACAGAAGCGGGGATTTCAATCCTGTGATGGCTGTCAGGGCAGTAGAAGAGGCGGGATATACTGTCAGAGAGGAGCGTTATGTCTGA